One region of Drosophila teissieri strain GT53w chromosome 2L, Prin_Dtei_1.1, whole genome shotgun sequence genomic DNA includes:
- the LOC122611401 gene encoding uncharacterized protein LOC122611401 produces MNSKPTTKLAEIEQFLLDVRAHFRASLETSEYENTSNLFHVTAAEQTAALLARCEILLAAASSGSGLELRSGLGCADEQAAVNHRSCLVDCVDSKVGADTGPSGYLEMIASSSPSKSSLSASREYIDLGSSGSQDRCSVNQPIPGAKDKEPNQQLYEICQGQGQGSSQDEDEAHQAITFTHEVFIDCPYADLPAGHLSLQKSTKYGQLQRIVPKRLFFDQTRKCYCGILNDWMLCYADGPTACRPSSTLYLKSSSIEIEHFGEGKRRDICFQITTDDPNKKFVYQANNEVDAKEWIHAIEAAIRGDAGAQSALKSPPPRKLPTPPVQKKTTYTAADIIYEEPSPVYGLMDSSSMALPKLPEKNNSPSALARRLEYDVPKCPAQPLQDASAGVLTVSGELESLGLLHEGDIKVQPQPSSLHGNISMDFQARVKSVHSELSTQLSTAGPSPDRLKKALKKSYSNGTEPEMLSPLTSPAYTPTKDQKKQRKSTTSPQSSPASKDCDKLARNWFLSRLNKTTGLKATNAGSASPNNVKCKQSEKENLLTETELGEGYDASPGDRDHGLPGSPPTSPCLKAETKSKVNMIINQFESSGHLSTMFSVEALAANALASLTSFCENDGCNNYEPIMPLATTPSSFLKKV; encoded by the exons ATGAATTCGAAGCCAACTACCAAGCTGGCCGAAATTGAGCAGTTTTTGTTGG ATGTCCGCGCCCACTTCCGAGCCTCGTTGGAGACCTCGGAGTACGAGAACACCTCGAACCTATTCCACGTGACGGCCGCCGAGCAGACCGCTGCGCTTCTGGCCCGCTGCGAGATCCTGCTGGCTGCAGCCAGTTCTGGATCGGGACTGGAACTGCGATCGGGCTTGGGATGCGCAGACGAGCAGGCGGCAGTAAACCACCGTTCCTGCCTGGTAGACTGCGTCGACAGCAAGGTGGGCGCGGATACCGGTCCCAGCGGCTATCTGGAGATGATTGCCTCCTCGTCTCCCTCAAAAAGCTCCC TGTCCGCTTCGCGGGAGTACATTGATTTGGGCAGCAGCGGATCCCAGGATCGTTGCTCTGTTAATCAACCGATTCCGGGAGCGAAGGACAAGGAGCCAAATCAGCAGCTCTACGAGATTTGCCAGGGCCAAGGCCAGGGATCGAGtcaggacgaggacgaggcgCATCAGGCGATAACCTTCACGCACGAGGTGTTCATTGATTGTCCTTACGCTGATCTGCCAGCTGGCCACTTGTCCCTGCAGAAATCCACAAAATACGGACAGCTGCAGAGGATTGTTCCAAAACGTCTGTTCTTCGACCAGACCCGCAAGTGCTACTGTGGCATCCTGAACGACTGGATGCTGTGCTATGCCGACGGCCCGACCGCCTGTCGACCCAGCAGCACTCTCTACTTGAAGAGCTCCTCCATCGAGATAGAGCATTTTGGAGAGGGAAAGCGGCGTGATATCTGCTTCCAGATCACCACAGACGATCCCAACAAGAAGTTTGTGTACCAGGCCAACAACGAAGTCGATGCCAAAGAGTGGATACATGCCATTGAGGCGGCCATCCGCGGAGATGCCGGTGCTCAGTCAGCCCTGAAAAGTCCACCGCCCCGGAAATTGCCCACGCCACCGGTCCAGAAAAAAACCACCTATACAGCAGCGGATATCATCTACGAGGAGCCCTCGCCTGTGTATGGCCTCATGGACTCCTCCTCCATGGCTCTACCAAAGCTGCCGGAGAAGAACAACAGTCCAAGCGCCCTCGCCCGGCGTCTCGAGTACGATGTGCCCAAATGTCCGGCTCAGCCGCTGCAAGACGCCTCCGCCGGAGTATTAACTGTAAGTGGTGAGTTGGAATCCCTGGGACTTCTCCACGAGGGAGATATTAAGGTGCAACCGCAGCCTTCCAGCTTGCACGGAAACATATCGATGGACTTTCAGGCAAGGGTGAAATCAGTGCACAGCGAGCTCTCCACTCAGTTGTCAACGGCCGGTCCCAGTCCGGATCGTCTGAAAAAGGCATTGAAAAAGAGCTACTCGAATGGCACTGAACCGGAAATGCTCTCTCCCCTGACCAGCCCCGCCTATACGCCCACCAAGGATCagaagaagcagcgcaagtcaACCACCTCACCGCAATCCAGTCCGGCCAGCAAGGACTGCGACAAGCTGGCTCGAAACTGGTTCCTCAGTCGCCTGAACAAGACCACCGGATTGAAAGCGACCAACGCAGGCAGTGCATCACCCAACAACGTCAAGTGCAAGCAGAGCGAGAAGGAGAACCTGCTGACGGAAACGGAGCTTGGCGAGGGTTATGATGCAAGTCCGGGTGATCGGGATCACGGCCTGCCGGGCAGCCCGCCAACGTCGCCGTGCCTGAAGGCGGAGACCAAGAGCAAGGTGAACATGATTATCAACCAGTTTGAGAGCAGCGGTCACTTGTCCACCATGTTTAGCGTGGAAGCGTTGGCCGCCAATGCACTCGCCTCGCTGACATCCTTTTGCGAAAATGATGGTTGCAACAATTACGAGCCAATCATGCCCCTAGCCACGACTCCCAGCAGTTTTCTGAAGAAGGTGTAG
- the LOC122611614 gene encoding uncharacterized protein LOC122611614, with amino-acid sequence MGDQKTVDLLWNCASKLTDQAHTVRILKSYYITTCKKLARHNVQLPDDSFGSARMCSRCGNQWTDGRYQLHLQPQELKQSAKNRRLIARLEAVNSKLAKGEMTSGARKRGKWLKKRMASKMAVDCDVCHHKTMLDLEKGRKRAKVKDTERTMAATQLAPAVQNDKKAKRKKSQAPNKDINAGLKIRLQQKAPQQQPPKSSAPSKKASQPVGIVAQNPSQTSNKKKKKPAAPKTQSKTQKQNVLLQLAAQLKSNAFKDASKSQHNRLQEFLK; translated from the exons ATGGGTGATCAAAAAACAGTTGATTTGCTGTGGAACTGTGCCTCCAAACTAACCGACCAAGCCCACACAGTACGGATTCTCAAATCTTATTACAT AACCACCTGCAAGAAACTGGCCCGGCACAATGTCCAGTTGCCCGATGACAGCTTTGGATCCGCACGCATGTGCTCCCGCTGCGGGAACCAGTGGACGGATGGTCGCTACCAACTCCACCTCCAGCCACAAGAACTGAAGCAAAGTGCCAAAAACCGGAGACTTATTGCACGGCTAGAAGCCGTGAATAGCAAGCTAGCAAAGGGCGAGATGACAAGCGGAGCCAGGAAACGGGGCAAGTGGCTGAAAAAGCGAATGGCCAGCAAAATG GCCGTGGACTGTGACGTTTGCCATCACAAGACGATGTTGGATTTGGAGAAGGGTCGAAAACGCGCCAAAGTTAAAGACACGGAGAGGACAATGGCAGCCACACAACTTGCGCCAGCGGTCCAAAATGATAAGAAAGCTAAAAGGAAGAAGTCTCAGGCGCCGAATAAAGATATTAATGCAGGCCTGAAAATTCGGCTGCAGCAAAAAGCACCGCAGCAACAGCCTCCCAAATCGTCAGCGCCGTCTAAAAAGGCATCCCAACCAGTCGGAATAGTTGCCCAAAACCCAAGTCAGACGTCGaataagaaaaagaagaagccaGCCGCACCCAAAACTCAGTCCAAAACCCAGAAACAGAACGTACTATTGCAACTAGCCGCCCAGCTAAAGTCGAACGCGTTTAAAGACGCCAGCAAATCGCAGCACAACCGCCTGCAAGAGTTCCTCAAGTAG